DNA from Doryrhamphus excisus isolate RoL2022-K1 chromosome 19, RoL_Dexc_1.0, whole genome shotgun sequence:
ctatatagatATAGAGGCTATGGTGTTAGCTATAGATATGcactatatagatatataggTAAGTTAGCCAtagatatacaatatataaatatagaggCTATGTTGTTAGCTATAGATGTACACTATACAAATATAGAGGCTATGGTGTTAGCCataaatatacactatatagatATAGAGGCTACGGTGTTAGCTATAGATagatatacactatatagatATAGAGGCTATGGTGTTAGCCataaatatacactatataaaTATAGAGGCTACGGTGTTAGCCATagatatacactatatagatATAGAGGCTATGGTGTTAGCCATagatatacactatatagatATAGAAGCTATGGTGTTAGCTGTAGATATACACTACGTAAACATCGAGGCGATGGTGTTAGCCATAGATATACACTATATAAATATAGAGGCTATGGTGTTAGCTATAGATATACACTATATAGCTATATCTTGTCTGCCGTGTTAACCTTTTTTTTCGTCCACCCCCCATTTTTTTATTGCGTGTGCGTGTATATTTGTAAGAATTTTCCACATGCcaccaacaataacaacaaaaagaatgaaaacaagAAATAGCCAAAGAATCCAAAAAGCCTCCTGTGGGATGTTCTTGACTGGCTCCCGTTAAAGCaaaggttaaaggttaaatgtTTGGATTGTTAAAAACggctaaaataaagcaaaaatgctATGACGTTACATAGTATTTGTGTGTGCTCGCCCCAGGCCATAAAATAAAGCGGGTGAGAAACGTGCGTGTTGTTTTTTAAGGTCTGGAAAACCAAAAAGAGGGCAAATTATTTTAGCGTACAAGGCCCTGAGCTTGGCACGTGCGGGGACTAAATGATTGTTTGTCACGCGCACACGACATAGAAAAGGTGCACGTGCCTTGTAGTGACGGATGGCTGCCATCACTGTAGGCCGTAAAGACAAACCGTCGGGGTGGACGTTCTCTCGGGTTACTTTTCCCTTTCTTCCCCGGTGACGCCCTTGCGCCGCTTTGCCACGCAGGCTACGAGAGTCCGGTGCTGGTGTCCCCGGTGCCCCGGCAGCTGATGTCGTACGTCAACATGGGCGGCTTGTCGCGGAGCGAACTGCAGCTTCTCAACCAGCTCCACTGCCGCAGGAAGCGGCGGCACCGGACCATCTTCACGGACGAGCAGCTGGAGGCCCTGGAAGGCCTCTTCCAGGAGACCAAGTACCCGGATGTCGGCACACGGGAGCAGCTAGCTCGCAAGGTCCACCTCCGGGAGGAGAAGGTCGAGGTCAGAAGCGCCGCACGTTTGCTCATTTTGACATACACAATtccgtcattattattattattattaatattattattattattattattattgctgccGCCATCTTTACAGTCACATCCCGTATTTGCTGTAAGGGACGCACGTGCATCACCCATACAGGATGTTATGGGCACGTGCACTTGTTGTCATCGTAGATACAATACGAATACAAATATGATGATATTCCAaacgttttatcatttaaaaatcGATGCTACACAGAGAATGTTTGCTTTCGTATCATATATTatccataaataataataataataacgtgtcatttaaacataaattcacatatatatatatttatacgtgaaacagtaaaatataatttatccGTTTATCAATTCAAACATGATCATTTacgtcattattatttttttaatgtcactttTAAAACCAACACGGAAACATTTTAATGACGTACTTTGACGGGCACGTGCATTCTTGCCATAAATAATCATAACTCATGAAGAGCCCTTTcgtcaataattcattcataaataatagTCATTTTTAAGAATGGGATAACGTGAATAGGAATATGAATACATCCGGTGTggatatgtatttatgtatttcatatttgtctCAGCGAGTCAACAAAaagtatgttattattattataacgcCATAGTATCGCGTGTATGTATAGAAGAAACGGAAGACGGTGGGATCCATGAACGCACCACGACGACAACGAACCAGCTCGTGACGTCTCCTGCGGTGTCTTCCACAGGTTTGGTTTAAAAACAGACGCGCCAAATGGAGGCGGCAGAAACGCTCGTCGTCCGAGGAGCCTTCGGACACCACGTGGGACAAAAGCGGCAAAACCTCGGCGGGAAAAAACCAACACACCAAAAGCCAAGAGGAGTCGGACAGCTGATCACAAACACACCCCGCCCCCAACCgtccccacttcctgtcttgtctCCCACCgtgtactgtatacagtatacttcATGTACACTAGTATCCCTAAGGTAACTGTAGGTTTCATGTACACTAGTatctggggtgggggggggttaaaaaatctataaaataagtgagatttttgtaaaatatgtatttcctGTAAAATAAGGAAGTGTAataaaaataagggaaaaaaatgtgcaatgttGATAATATGGTAAAATGTACGGGAAACTATTTCAATATTGACCATCAATGGCTTATGGGATAAATatactgcatactgtatatgtactctatgtactgtgtatgtactctatgtatgtgtgtacagtatatatatatgtgtgtgtggcagtGTTGCAcatgattatttatattaatttaagtTGTTGATGTAGACGCCATCCATGTGACAGCTTTATTATTCATGTTTGTGTTCAACTATTCTCTCGtcaagaatgtaaaaaaaaaaatttttgtaaaaaaaaaaaaactaaaatgaaaaaaatgaaatatcagTGAAATATTTGTTGGATTTACTTTGTTGTCCGTCTCATCTGATTTCTGTTTGCATGTTGGAGTCAATGACAGAAACACAGCTAGCACATGCTACAGACCTCCATGTTGTCTTTTCTCATTGATGGATATGGTTATGATTATGGATATGGTTATGGACATGATTATGGATATTGTTATGGATATGGTTATGGATATGAATATGTTGAGTGCATACAGGCAGCTGGTGCGTGTGTGTTTCCCGCTCTAAAGATAGACGAGGGTGTTGTCCTCTCTGTGgttcccttcccttcctttcccttcccttcccgtcCCTTCCCTTCCATTCCTCCTCCCAGCAAAGTGGTGAGAAAGCTGAGACAAACGAGGCATATTTTCACCAGCGTACACGTCCTCCTATATCATTAgcacatttcactttttttgtggtggacggacagatggacgaAAGGTAGGACGGACGGAAGGTAGGATGGAAggacggacagatggaaggatggacgaAAGGTCAGACGGAAGGACGGAcgatagacagacagacggacggaagGACAGATGGGAGGATGGACAGACGCAAGGAAGGACGAAAGGACAGACagaaggacagatggacggTAGGACAGTTTGACAGAAGGACAGACGGAAGGACGGAcgatagacagacagacggacggaagAACAGATGGACAGtaggacagacagacggacagaaGTACAGATGGAAGGACGGACAGAAAGAAGGACAGAAGAACAGACAggaggatggacagacagacgcAAGGAAGGACGAAAGGACAGACAGAAGGATGGACGGTAGGCCAGACGGACGGTAGGACAGACTGACAGAAGGACAGACGgaaggacggacggacagaaagAAGGACGGAAGGACAGACAGGAGGACGGACGgatagacggacggacggatggaatGACAGATGGGAGGACGGACAGAAGGACTGATGGAAAGACGGAAGGACAGATGgaaggacggacggacagaaagAAGGGCGGAAGGACAGACAGAAGGACGGACAGATAGACTgatggacggatagacggacggacggaaggacaaatggaaggatggacggacagaaggacagacagacggatagACGGACGTACAGATGGAATGACAGACGGGAGGACGGATGgaaggacggacggacagaaagACGGACGGAAGGACAgacgtaattttttttattatgcaattaaaaaaaatgaaacctgAAACATTTGATATGAATTTCCTTTGAagttatgaaatataatatatttattgaatAATGACTCTTGCAATGATGTATCCAATATATTGAAACTACATTTGACTCCTGGAATGTGAAACATTCCCTAAAACCTAGCATTTGGTCCTACCTTGTACCTGCCGTACATGCTAAACTGGCTTCATGCTACGAATTGGGGAGCGTGGTTatgattattgtgttattgtccaggggggggggcaccgacGGGGGGGTAGTGTTCCTCTCAGTAGCTCTCCCCTCAGCTAGAGAGTCCTCATCGGGTACAGCTGCGTCTGCTTACGGCTGACATACAGCAGGTAGAAGCTTTTTGCCTTCGCTTGTCTGAATGTCAACTCCTTCTTCAAAACATGTGTGCGTCtgctgcacgcacacacacacacacacacacacacgcacatgcacacacacacacactctctcccTTCTGGTGTCGCTGGAGCAGCGAGAGGCACCAACAAGCTTCTTCACGCAGTAGAAGCAAGATGGGAGTCAGGTGGGTTTGATTTCGACAAGTCGGGTCGGGACACGACAAGCTCTCGCCATAGCCCCCCTGCCGCCCCCACGTCAACACGTATGGGGGCCACGCAGGCCAGGAACTGAGCACTCCAAACTTTGTCTTTGTTCCCCTTCAATATCTTCTAGaagatccattttttttttttttacataaaagaaTGAATCTTtgttatttttgctttattttcacAATTGGTGCTGatttggttttattattttcttccatcaaaagaaaaaataaatattttattaattttttaattttatttttaggtgACATTTCATAATGtacaattgttttctttttattattttatttaaattattgtgttactttattttatatttaaggtTAAAATAGCAATCGTTTTAATTGTGTTCTgtaaaaataaagtgtttttattattttacataaaataaaactaaaataattcattttttaaataaaactaaaataattctgttttattttccatttttatgttacaagtaaataaataaaaaatacatcaaattatattgttttttatttttttaccaaaataaatacaatttaatctttttgatttcaaaaataaaatcataaaaacaaagattttatttttcaaaacatcaaataacatattttttaataaagtaaaatagaaaatgtatatTGCTTATTACAtcaaattatattgttttttttaccaaaagaaATACAATTTAATCTTTTTGATTTCAAAAATAAGATCATaaaaacacagatttttttttcaaaacatcaaataacattttttttttaataaagtaaaTGTATATTGCTTATTATATTCACTTGGTGTTTtctatttctgtttaaaaataaatgaaggatg
Protein-coding regions in this window:
- the gsc gene encoding homeobox protein goosecoid, which translates into the protein MPAGMFSIDRILSGRPSSCKEPLLVHRSGPVLLPGHDSLYADYNGLYAAPCGGPSVAGVPSVNGSRVGYNGFYYAGQMHVQGAAGLPCCGAVHGLGPRQCPCMPPGYESPVLVSPVPRQLMSYVNMGGLSRSELQLLNQLHCRRKRRHRTIFTDEQLEALEGLFQETKYPDVGTREQLARKVHLREEKVEVWFKNRRAKWRRQKRSSSEEPSDTTWDKSGKTSAGKNQHTKSQEESDS